The genomic stretch TGTGACATATTCTCAGTCATATTTTAAACGGAAAGACCTTCGGTGATATTTTGTTATACCATGCTTTATCAGGGCGTCTTGGTGTTTTTTTGTGGCGTAGCCGAAGTTGGTATTCCATCCATATTCCGGATGCTCTTCATGGAGCTCAATCATTAATTTATCTCTGTAATTTTTTGCTAAGATAGAAGCCGCAGCAATCGATAAAAATTTAGAATCACCTTTAATGACACATTGATGCGGAATGAAATTATAAGGGTGAAATTTATTTCCGTCTACCAGTATAAATTCTGGTCTTAGAGTTAGCTTATCTAATGCATTATGCATTGCATGAATGCTGGCATTCAGTATATTATGTTGGTCTATAAAAGAGGGCGGAAGCTCAGCAATAGCAAAATTTTTCACATTATCTTTAATGTAACTATCTAAATCCATCCTTGTTTTAAAATTCAATTTTTTTGAATCATTAACAAGATTCTGCTCAAAACTGTCATCTAAAATTACAGCTGCCGCAACTACCGGTCCACATAAGCAACCTCTTCCCACTTCATCGCAACCTGCTTCGATATAATTATTTGACCATTTCTTTAGTAAATCCATAAATTTTAACATTTAACAGTTGTAAAAATGCTGTAAAACCTCAAATGTTATGTTAAAAATAATAATTTTTTCAAATTTTAACAGTTTTATACGAGAAGTTTTTACAACTTTGTTAACGCAAAATTAATATTAATATGAAGAAATTAACCGCAGGGGTACTAATTTTAGTACTTTCCTCGTCTTTTGTGGTCGCTCAAGCGCAAACAAAGCCCGGAGATACCCTAAAAACACAAGAAATTGAAGGTGTAGTTGTTACTGCACTTGGAATTAAGAGAGAAAAAAAAGCTCTAGGATACGCCTCTCAAGAAATCAAAGGTGATATAATTTCTGACGCTGGTCAAACAAATGCTGTAAGCGCCTTATCCGGTAATGTTGCTGGAGTTCAGGTTACAGCACCCTCGTCTATGGGAGGATCTACAAGGATTACAATGAGGGGGATTAGCTCTGTTACAGGTGAAAATCGCCCATTAATTATTGTTGATGGGGTTCCTTTAGACAATTCAAACGTAAATAGTATTGATACACAAAGAGGAGCTGGAGGTAGAGATTATGGAGATGCAACTTTTGATATAAACCCTGATGATATTGAAAGTGTAACGGTTCTTAAAGGAGGGCCTGCAGCAGCTTTATATGGTTCTCGCGCTGGAAATGGGGCAATCGTTTATACTACAAAGTCTGCTAAAAAAGGTAGAACCGAAATTCAATTTAATACAGGCGTCGCATTTGAAACGATTTATATAAGACCGAAACTTCAAAGCATGTATGGAGGTGGGCTTGAGTCTTCACTGCCAACAGCAGATATTAATGGACAAACTTATAATATTACTGATTTTGGTACCGATGAAAGCTGGGGGCCAAAATATGATCCCAATTTATTTTATTTAGGATGGGATTCTTTTGACCCTGAATTTTCAAATGAATATATGAAGTTAAAACAATGGGTAGCTCCTAAAAAAGATGTTGATGACTTCTTTAGAGTAGGAACTACCTATACAAATAATTTCTCTGTTTCAAAATCATTTGAAAATACGAGTGTAAGGCTATCTTATACGAATACGAAAATTAATGGTATAGTTCCTAATTCTGAAATTAAGAAAGATAATTTAAGTTTAAACGTTGCATCTACTTTATCTGATAGATTAAAAGCAGAGGGTGTTTTTAATTATGTAAGGACTCAAGGTTTTAACAGACCAGAACAAGGATATGGTGATAATTCGGTTGCACAAAAATTTTATCAATGGGGTCAAAGACAATTAGATTTTGAAGAATTGAAAAAATATAAATTAGCGAATGGTATGC from Chryseobacterium indoltheticum encodes the following:
- a CDS encoding ribonuclease HII, with amino-acid sequence MDLLKKWSNNYIEAGCDEVGRGCLCGPVVAAAVILDDSFEQNLVNDSKKLNFKTRMDLDSYIKDNVKNFAIAELPPSFIDQHNILNASIHAMHNALDKLTLRPEFILVDGNKFHPYNFIPHQCVIKGDSKFLSIAAASILAKNYRDKLMIELHEEHPEYGWNTNFGYATKKHQDALIKHGITKYHRRSFRLKYD